From the Prosthecobacter fusiformis genome, one window contains:
- a CDS encoding sulfatase/phosphatase domain-containing protein, which translates to MRRILLTCAGLLATSLSAAPKGPPNIIFLFSDDLATQSISAYGDERKLLDTPGLDRIAKEGIRFDRCLVTNSICGPMRAVIQTGKYSHLNGYYNNSNSSFDHTQQTFPKLLQKGGYTTAVIGKWHLGEEAAGFDYWHILPGQGIYYNPPMIDNGKPVKHQGYTTDIISDLTLEWLKNRDKTKPFMLMSQHKAPHREWAPALRHLGWDNDRVYPEPPTLFDNYEGRSKAVSDHDMGLDRTFTERDAKLLPPAGINEEQLAQWNAYYEPRNKKFLEANLSGKELVSWRYQRYMHDYLGTVKAVDEAVTKLLDYLDKEGLTENTVIVCSSDQGFYLGEHGWFDKRWIFEESLRTPFLVRWPGVAKPGTTNNSIVSLLDVAQTFLDIASLPQPADMQGRSLVPLFKGETPADWRKSFYYHYYEFPVPHRVRPHYGVITDRYKLVHYYAPDVNDWELLDRQKDPLETKSFYNDPAYADTVKELKTELTRLQAEVKETVPPPRATHGNKAFDGEPESSVPKGKGKGKGKKKKAE; encoded by the coding sequence ATGCGACGAATCCTCCTCACCTGTGCCGGCCTGCTGGCCACCTCCCTTTCTGCCGCGCCGAAAGGGCCGCCGAACATCATCTTCCTTTTCTCGGACGACCTCGCCACCCAGTCCATCTCGGCCTATGGCGATGAGCGCAAGCTCCTTGATACCCCCGGTCTGGACCGCATCGCCAAAGAAGGCATCCGCTTTGACCGCTGCCTGGTCACCAACTCCATCTGCGGCCCCATGCGTGCCGTCATCCAGACGGGCAAATACTCCCACCTCAACGGCTATTATAACAACAGCAACAGCAGCTTCGACCACACCCAGCAGACCTTCCCCAAGCTCCTTCAAAAAGGCGGTTACACCACTGCCGTCATCGGAAAATGGCATCTGGGCGAAGAAGCCGCCGGTTTTGACTACTGGCACATCCTTCCCGGCCAGGGCATCTATTACAACCCGCCCATGATCGACAATGGCAAGCCGGTCAAACATCAGGGTTACACCACGGACATCATTTCCGACCTGACCCTGGAGTGGCTGAAAAACCGCGACAAGACCAAGCCCTTTATGCTCATGAGCCAGCACAAGGCCCCGCATCGCGAGTGGGCACCTGCGCTCCGCCATCTAGGCTGGGACAATGACCGCGTTTACCCGGAGCCACCTACCCTTTTCGATAATTACGAAGGCCGCAGCAAAGCCGTCAGTGATCATGACATGGGCCTGGACCGCACCTTTACCGAGCGTGACGCCAAGCTCCTCCCACCCGCAGGTATCAACGAAGAGCAACTTGCTCAATGGAACGCCTACTATGAGCCGCGTAACAAAAAGTTTCTCGAAGCCAACCTGAGCGGCAAGGAACTCGTCAGCTGGCGTTACCAGCGTTACATGCATGATTACCTAGGCACCGTCAAAGCCGTGGACGAGGCAGTGACCAAACTCCTGGATTACCTGGATAAAGAAGGCCTAACCGAAAACACCGTCATCGTTTGCAGCAGTGATCAGGGCTTCTACCTCGGTGAGCATGGATGGTTCGATAAACGCTGGATCTTTGAGGAATCCCTCCGCACCCCCTTCCTGGTCCGCTGGCCCGGTGTCGCCAAGCCCGGCACCACGAATAACAGCATCGTCTCCCTCCTAGATGTGGCCCAGACATTCCTTGATATCGCCAGCCTTCCTCAGCCTGCCGATATGCAGGGCCGCTCCCTCGTCCCTCTCTTCAAAGGAGAGACTCCCGCCGACTGGAGAAAATCCTTCTATTACCACTATTACGAGTTCCCCGTGCCGCATCGCGTCCGCCCGCATTACGGTGTTATCACCGACCGCTACAAGCTCGTCCATTATTACGCCCCCGATGTGAATGACTGGGAGCTTCTGGACCGTCAAAAAGACCCGCTCGAAACCAAAAGCTTCTACAATGACCCGGCCTATGCTGATACAGTCAAGGAACTGAAGACTGAACTCACCCGTCTTCAAGCCGAGGTCAAAGAAACTGTGCCACCGCCACGCGCCACGCATGGCAACAAAGCCTTCGATGGCGAGCCTGAATCCTCCGTCCCCAAGGGCAAAGGCAAAGGTAAGGGCAAAAAGAAAAAGGCTGAGTAA
- a CDS encoding sulfatase family protein, with amino-acid sequence MKFIPLLAILGMAIATTASAAEKPNFIFILCDDLGYGDLKCLNTDGKIPTPNMDRIAKEGVTFTDAHTPSSVCTPTRYGTLTGRYNWRTKLQKGVLGGLSPHLIATDRMTVASMLKAQGYHTATIGKWHLGMDWQIKEGQTVSELTIESNEQAWSVDFTQPAKNGPNAVGFDYYFGISASLDMVPYCFIENTRVTAQPTEDRSLEMIQGATERYTRKGPAAPGFTGYEVLPTLASKATAYITEKAADSKAGKPFFIYLPLASPHTPILPNPEWRGKSGLNQYGDFVMETDAAIGSILKSLDDNGLTENTAIILTSDNGCSPSADYPALLAKGHNPSGKMRGHKADIYDGGHRVPFLVRWPAKVKAGQTTAQLTCLTDFLATAAEITGASIPENAAEDSFSFLPALLGEKGEATRPSLVHHSIQGIFAIREGKWKLALCPGSGGWSDPRPGTEPKDSPPVQLFDMDADLGEQNNLSTQHPEIVASLTQKLEILIANGRSTPGANLANDVPVEMRKKPEPSKKGAKGKKPKKATK; translated from the coding sequence ATGAAATTCATCCCTCTGCTCGCCATTCTCGGCATGGCTATTGCCACCACGGCTTCCGCCGCCGAAAAGCCTAACTTCATCTTCATTCTCTGCGATGACCTCGGTTATGGAGACCTCAAGTGTCTGAATACTGACGGCAAGATCCCCACGCCGAACATGGACCGCATCGCCAAAGAAGGCGTCACTTTCACTGATGCCCACACGCCTTCCAGTGTCTGCACACCCACACGTTATGGCACCCTCACCGGTCGTTACAACTGGCGCACAAAACTTCAAAAAGGCGTTCTCGGTGGCCTGAGTCCGCATCTCATCGCCACGGACCGGATGACCGTGGCCTCCATGCTCAAGGCACAGGGTTATCACACCGCCACCATCGGCAAGTGGCACCTAGGCATGGACTGGCAGATCAAGGAAGGCCAGACCGTCTCCGAGCTTACCATTGAATCCAACGAGCAGGCCTGGAGTGTGGACTTCACCCAGCCTGCTAAGAACGGCCCCAATGCCGTCGGTTTTGATTATTACTTCGGCATCAGTGCCTCGCTGGACATGGTGCCGTATTGCTTCATCGAAAACACCCGCGTTACCGCCCAGCCCACAGAGGATCGCTCGCTCGAAATGATCCAGGGCGCGACTGAACGTTATACCCGCAAAGGTCCTGCCGCCCCCGGTTTCACCGGTTACGAAGTCCTTCCCACCCTGGCCAGCAAGGCAACGGCTTACATCACCGAAAAAGCTGCCGACTCCAAAGCAGGCAAGCCCTTCTTCATCTACCTCCCTCTCGCCTCCCCTCACACCCCCATCCTGCCCAATCCTGAATGGCGCGGTAAAAGCGGCCTCAATCAATATGGCGACTTCGTGATGGAGACCGATGCCGCCATTGGCAGCATCCTGAAGTCTCTGGATGACAACGGCCTAACCGAAAACACCGCCATCATTCTCACGAGTGACAATGGCTGCTCCCCCAGCGCCGATTACCCTGCCCTGCTGGCCAAAGGCCACAACCCGAGTGGCAAGATGCGCGGTCATAAGGCCGACATCTATGATGGTGGCCATCGTGTCCCCTTCCTGGTGCGCTGGCCAGCCAAGGTGAAAGCAGGCCAGACCACTGCCCAGCTTACCTGCCTGACGGATTTCCTCGCCACCGCTGCCGAGATCACCGGAGCCAGCATCCCAGAAAACGCGGCCGAGGACAGCTTCAGCTTCCTCCCTGCACTCCTCGGTGAAAAAGGAGAAGCCACCCGTCCCAGCCTCGTCCATCACAGCATCCAGGGCATCTTTGCCATCCGCGAAGGCAAGTGGAAGCTCGCCCTCTGCCCTGGCTCCGGCGGCTGGAGTGATCCCCGCCCAGGCACCGAGCCCAAAGATTCTCCCCCCGTCCAGCTCTTTGATATGGACGCCGACCTCGGCGAGCAGAACAACCTTTCCACCCAACATCCGGAAATCGTCGCGAGCCTGACCCAAAAACTGGAGATCCTCATCGCCAATGGCCGCAGTACCCCAGGGGCCAACCTGGCCAATGATGTGCCCGTCGAAATGCGGAAAAAACCCGAGCCATCGAAGAAAGGCGCCAAAGGAAAGAAACCGAAAAAGGCCACTAAATAG
- a CDS encoding sensor histidine kinase — MFSKLWPEKLPSPWRLSLLMVLIVLVINLMILTFVRIAVTQDMRSVNRSRILDSLLQHAALYTEGGLPMLKKVSKAGQPLSRNGLRVVGATGVVVYEDIPEPLRPYPWPTQPLRTLVGKGDMDQQEITADGQPFLLYVGAIRLWDGSTLWLGRTDAQSRHYLGNIERHLWFAGLTASLMAFLPVMWYLHDVLRPIQSFIISAERMRLPGSTTRLRAPGAIPELKVLASVVNTGLDQIQALTRELQSTNDFLAHELRTPLARIRGNLEHLHDETDNDKAREAAARGLEEIDRATQLVQTLLTIRAGDHAALRLHRQITSLDSLLSNLVELFIPAAEDRRLVLKLVPGLSLTLNMDRELLTQAVSNLLDNALAYTPAGGQITVRWQGEGTGALITVDDTGPGLHPGEVEVIWERYARGTAARPKTSGMGLGLSLVRSIAMAHGGYAGAQNREGGGSTFWIHIPGA; from the coding sequence ATGTTTTCAAAACTCTGGCCTGAAAAGCTGCCCTCCCCCTGGCGCCTGTCTTTGCTGATGGTGCTGATCGTCCTGGTCATCAATCTGATGATCCTCACTTTTGTCCGCATCGCGGTCACGCAGGACATGAGGTCGGTCAACCGTAGCCGCATTTTGGACAGCTTGCTGCAACATGCCGCGCTTTATACAGAAGGGGGGTTGCCAATGCTGAAAAAAGTTAGCAAAGCAGGCCAGCCGCTGAGCCGGAACGGCCTGCGTGTGGTGGGGGCGACAGGAGTGGTCGTTTATGAAGATATTCCAGAGCCTCTGAGGCCTTACCCATGGCCGACGCAACCTCTGCGTACCCTTGTTGGGAAAGGTGATATGGACCAGCAGGAAATCACTGCGGACGGGCAGCCCTTTCTTCTGTATGTGGGGGCCATCCGGCTGTGGGACGGAAGTACTCTCTGGTTAGGCCGCACGGATGCGCAGTCGCGGCATTATCTGGGAAATATTGAAAGGCATTTATGGTTTGCGGGGCTGACTGCCTCACTCATGGCCTTCTTACCGGTGATGTGGTATCTGCATGATGTATTGCGGCCCATTCAATCCTTCATCATTAGTGCAGAGCGTATGCGGCTGCCGGGTAGCACCACACGTCTGCGTGCGCCGGGGGCCATTCCAGAATTGAAAGTGCTCGCCTCCGTGGTCAATACGGGGCTGGATCAGATCCAGGCTCTGACGCGGGAGCTACAGTCCACCAATGACTTCCTGGCCCATGAACTGCGCACGCCGCTGGCCCGTATTCGGGGAAACTTGGAGCATCTGCATGATGAGACGGACAATGATAAGGCACGCGAGGCGGCTGCGCGTGGCCTGGAGGAAATCGACCGTGCGACCCAGCTCGTCCAGACTCTGCTGACCATCCGTGCGGGAGACCATGCTGCCTTACGCCTGCATCGCCAGATCACTTCCCTGGATAGCTTGCTCAGCAATTTGGTGGAGCTTTTTATACCTGCCGCTGAAGACCGTCGCCTGGTGTTAAAGCTGGTGCCGGGTTTAAGCCTCACTTTAAACATGGACCGTGAGCTACTGACCCAGGCGGTTTCCAATCTGCTGGACAATGCCCTGGCCTATACGCCTGCTGGCGGGCAGATCACCGTGCGCTGGCAGGGGGAGGGCACGGGGGCGCTTATCACGGTGGATGATACGGGACCCGGCCTGCATCCAGGGGAGGTTGAGGTCATCTGGGAGCGGTATGCGCGGGGGACGGCCGCGAGGCCTAAAACATCGGGCATGGGGCTGGGGCTGAGCCTGGTGCGCTCCATCGCCATGGCTCATGGCGGATACGCCGGTGCACAGAACCGCGAGGGTGGCGGCTCCACTTTTTGGATCCATATTCCGGGCGCATAA
- a CDS encoding M42 family metallopeptidase: MTATSKNFLVDLLSTPSPTGFEVRGQRKWAAYAGKFADRVESDAYGTAWATLDGKGKAPKRIMFEAHADEIGYMVKYISKEGFISVDRVGGSDVATARGRRVDILGDKGIVRGIIGNIAIHIREDRDNEKAPKVHELWIDIGARSAGEVSDAGIRVGHPAVYTDTVEELGAHRLVGRALDNRLGGFIIAEVIARLSKRKTRLPSTVIALNAVQEEIGGHGAKMAAYRLMPDVAIVLDVTHATDTPSVDVKKHGEVKLGDGPTLTHGGANHVEVVKRLIQVAEEKKMLIQHESSSRFTGTDTDVIFNQQHGIPSALVSLPLRYMHSVVEMADLRDVEQVIELLVAFAESVTLKDEFSVKL; encoded by the coding sequence ATGACTGCCACTTCCAAAAACTTCCTCGTTGATCTCCTTTCCACCCCCAGCCCGACGGGCTTTGAAGTACGAGGACAGCGGAAGTGGGCGGCTTATGCAGGCAAGTTTGCAGATCGGGTGGAGAGCGATGCTTACGGCACGGCGTGGGCAACGCTGGATGGCAAAGGCAAGGCCCCCAAGCGCATCATGTTCGAAGCTCATGCCGACGAGATCGGCTACATGGTGAAGTACATTTCCAAGGAGGGTTTCATCAGCGTGGACCGGGTGGGAGGCAGCGATGTGGCCACGGCACGCGGCCGCCGCGTGGACATCCTGGGGGACAAAGGAATCGTGCGCGGAATCATCGGCAACATCGCCATTCATATCCGTGAGGACCGGGACAATGAGAAAGCGCCAAAGGTGCACGAGCTTTGGATCGACATCGGCGCACGCAGCGCGGGCGAGGTGAGTGATGCCGGCATCCGGGTGGGCCATCCGGCGGTCTATACGGATACGGTGGAAGAATTGGGCGCTCACCGCCTGGTAGGACGTGCTCTGGACAACCGGCTAGGCGGCTTCATCATCGCCGAAGTCATCGCCCGGCTGAGCAAACGCAAGACACGGCTGCCATCCACTGTCATCGCCCTGAATGCGGTGCAGGAGGAGATCGGTGGACATGGGGCAAAGATGGCGGCTTATCGCCTGATGCCAGATGTGGCCATCGTGCTGGATGTGACCCACGCCACGGATACCCCGAGTGTGGATGTGAAAAAACATGGCGAGGTAAAACTGGGCGATGGCCCCACCCTGACGCATGGCGGTGCCAATCATGTGGAGGTGGTGAAAAGGCTGATCCAGGTGGCAGAGGAGAAAAAGATGCTGATCCAGCACGAATCCTCCTCACGCTTTACGGGAACGGATACCGATGTGATTTTTAACCAGCAGCATGGCATCCCCAGCGCCCTGGTTTCCCTGCCGCTGCGTTACATGCACAGTGTGGTGGAAATGGCGGACCTGCGGGATGTGGAGCAGGTGATCGAGCTTTTAGTGGCCTTTGCCGAGAGTGTGACGCTGAAGGATGAATTCAGCGTGAAGCTTTAG
- a CDS encoding Imm39 family immunity protein, with translation MKNGKRELLIGAVGLVKGSVKYGGKAMVNVCNELEPELERTKFLENAPFSLVSVIIRYGTKWGDVELGKINRRHAELEAAVEVPISEVRGLDASKLTDVVRTVVLETLVEVAMKYGLDQIFWRGCLKKSNPQ, from the coding sequence ATGAAAAATGGAAAACGAGAGCTGTTGATTGGGGCCGTCGGGCTAGTGAAGGGATCCGTCAAATACGGAGGGAAGGCCATGGTAAACGTTTGCAACGAACTGGAGCCAGAGTTAGAGCGCACAAAATTCCTGGAAAACGCGCCTTTCTCACTTGTGAGCGTAATCATACGGTATGGCACAAAATGGGGAGACGTTGAGTTGGGAAAGATCAACCGCCGACATGCTGAACTTGAAGCTGCAGTCGAAGTTCCAATATCTGAAGTGAGAGGGCTCGACGCCTCCAAACTGACCGATGTCGTGAGAACAGTGGTGCTAGAAACGCTTGTCGAAGTCGCAATGAAATATGGGTTAGACCAAATTTTTTGGCGAGGGTGTCTCAAAAAAAGTAACCCTCAATAG
- a CDS encoding Spy/CpxP family protein refolding chaperone, which yields MRLAFLFLVLVTCGFAAGPESWLQNGLLTPEMIAMIKPELALTLEQENAMNKIAATARDEAAPLEQKVREEQKAFGQILRQPGSTSEVAAAALTRLMEAEAEVKHLQLRTLLNLRDVLSPEQQKKAVALVPARQAKRSDQETRLREKAARLKAAVEALGVPATAGMVQRGLEVESLVREGDLAAAGAALDRLFIDSQVDKPEEAEPLDFSSFAPGDTDIETLRQRYQAVEAAAQSVISIHLLRQLIQARKALEQAKADEDVIAVGRILSWAEKVLKL from the coding sequence ATGAGACTTGCCTTTTTATTTCTTGTTTTGGTGACGTGCGGTTTCGCTGCGGGGCCGGAGAGCTGGTTGCAAAACGGGCTGCTGACACCGGAGATGATCGCGATGATCAAGCCCGAGCTGGCGTTGACCCTCGAGCAGGAAAATGCGATGAACAAGATCGCCGCCACCGCACGGGACGAGGCGGCGCCTTTGGAGCAAAAAGTGCGCGAAGAGCAAAAAGCCTTTGGGCAGATTTTACGGCAACCAGGTTCTACGTCCGAAGTGGCAGCGGCTGCTTTGACACGCCTCATGGAGGCTGAGGCTGAGGTGAAGCATCTTCAGCTCCGCACCCTGCTGAACCTGCGGGATGTCTTAAGCCCGGAGCAACAGAAAAAAGCCGTGGCCCTGGTGCCCGCCCGGCAGGCCAAGCGCAGTGATCAGGAAACGCGCCTGCGTGAAAAAGCTGCCCGTCTAAAGGCTGCTGTGGAGGCCCTGGGCGTGCCTGCTACCGCGGGCATGGTGCAGCGCGGTTTGGAAGTGGAGTCGCTCGTCCGGGAAGGTGATCTGGCTGCGGCTGGTGCGGCATTGGACCGGCTCTTCATCGACAGTCAGGTGGACAAACCCGAAGAGGCCGAGCCTCTGGATTTTTCGTCATTCGCTCCCGGTGATACTGACATTGAAACTCTGAGGCAGCGTTATCAGGCGGTGGAAGCCGCTGCCCAGTCAGTCATCTCCATTCATCTCTTGCGTCAGTTGATCCAGGCCAGGAAAGCGCTGGAGCAGGCCAAAGCGGATGAAGATGTCATTGCCGTCGGGCGCATTCTGAGCTGGGCTGAGAAAGTGCTGAAACTGTAG
- a CDS encoding response regulator transcription factor — translation MNLLLVEDDPELGRQVAGWMHDAGHALKWEKTAAAALEVIRKQECDAVILDVGLPDMNGFSLMEKLRREGVRTPVLFLTARAEVSDRVRGFSAGGDDYLTKPFAFEELLARLEALHRRSTNHVPTHRNLGKCRLDLMKRRVSCGGESVELQPREWCLLEVLMSHEGRVLPKKFLLEQVWDIHFDPGTNVVDAMVCRLRRKLEMPGCDVMIETIRGKGYVFKTLA, via the coding sequence ATGAACCTCCTCCTTGTTGAAGATGATCCCGAGCTTGGCCGCCAGGTGGCAGGCTGGATGCATGACGCTGGTCACGCTTTAAAATGGGAAAAAACGGCGGCAGCAGCCCTTGAGGTGATCCGGAAGCAGGAGTGTGATGCGGTGATTTTGGATGTGGGGTTGCCGGACATGAACGGCTTTAGCTTGATGGAAAAATTGCGCCGGGAAGGTGTGCGTACCCCGGTGCTCTTTCTCACCGCCAGGGCGGAGGTCTCTGACCGCGTGCGAGGATTTTCCGCCGGCGGGGATGATTACCTCACGAAGCCCTTTGCCTTTGAAGAACTGCTGGCCCGGTTGGAGGCGCTGCACCGACGTTCCACCAATCATGTGCCCACTCATCGTAACCTTGGGAAATGCCGTCTGGACCTGATGAAGCGGCGGGTGAGCTGTGGCGGTGAAAGTGTGGAATTGCAGCCGCGCGAGTGGTGCCTGTTGGAGGTACTGATGAGCCATGAAGGACGCGTGCTGCCAAAGAAATTTTTGCTGGAGCAGGTCTGGGATATCCATTTTGATCCGGGTACCAATGTGGTGGATGCCATGGTCTGCCGACTGCGGCGCAAGCTGGAGATGCCCGGTTGCGATGTGATGATCGAGACCATTCGAGGAAAAGGCTATGTTTTCAAAACTCTGGCCTGA
- a CDS encoding RNA polymerase sigma factor, whose protein sequence is MDRELADNLEALHPDAFGWALHCCGGDASRAEEVLQNAYLKIVQGRLHHAGASSFRTWWFGVIRLTAHEEFRRLCYRESLLGKLWMQLTGDARDPRPSPSHQAELDEQTLQLRAALAQLPARQAEVLHLVFYQDLTLSEAAAVMKVSVGSVRQHYERGKARLRSLLQPSSDHES, encoded by the coding sequence ATGGATCGCGAACTCGCCGACAACCTCGAAGCCCTGCATCCCGATGCTTTTGGCTGGGCGTTGCACTGCTGCGGCGGGGATGCTTCACGGGCGGAGGAGGTGCTGCAAAATGCGTACCTCAAGATCGTCCAGGGCCGCCTGCATCATGCGGGAGCCTCCAGTTTCAGGACGTGGTGGTTCGGCGTCATCCGGTTGACCGCGCACGAGGAATTTCGTCGCTTGTGCTATCGCGAGTCCCTCTTGGGAAAGCTGTGGATGCAACTCACCGGGGATGCGCGCGATCCACGTCCGTCCCCCTCACATCAGGCGGAACTGGACGAACAAACTTTGCAATTGCGCGCTGCCTTGGCGCAATTGCCCGCCCGCCAAGCGGAGGTGCTGCACCTCGTTTTTTACCAGGACCTCACCCTCAGCGAAGCTGCCGCCGTGATGAAAGTGAGCGTGGGCTCCGTGCGCCAGCATTACGAGCGGGGCAAGGCGCGTCTGCGCAGCCTGCTGCAACCCTCTTCCGATCATGAATCCTGA
- the rpsA gene encoding 30S ribosomal protein S1, which yields MSAATLAEMIAGSFRELSEGSIVKGRILEIKPQIVLVDIGYKSEGAIPANEFEDEDIQVGDEVEVLLEKLENDEGMVVLSKEKAAYKQNWEKIASVFRDGGLVKGKVKSVVKGGLMVNVGVEAFLPGSQIDIIPPKDLNEYVGKVFEFKIVKINDDRKNIVLSRREVIEAERAEQRQKFLDSVNPGDKVVGVVKNITDFGVFVDLNGMDGLLHITDMSWGRLNHPTEMVGIGQRLDVVILEVNREKERVSLGLKQLQNNPWENIEARYPVGQTVKGKVTKLVAYGAFCEVEEGVEGLVHVSELSWTKRIARPSDVLQVGQEIEARVLGINKEERKISLGVRQLDTNPWDDIDVRYPIGTTMTRPVRNLTAYGAFVELEEGIDGMIHVSDLSWTRKVNHPSEMLKKGQEVEATVLGIDKANQRISLGMKQLETDPWSEIDSRFKVGDVVKGKVAKIASFGAFVELEGDIDGLVHISQLSEDHVAKVKDVINVGDDVEARVIKVDKVERRVGLSIKAMNYSEADVQKESQAFEALRPSTDLVGLEQAFKFATEDWRPGQ from the coding sequence ATGAGCGCAGCTACACTCGCGGAGATGATCGCAGGATCCTTCCGTGAACTCTCCGAAGGATCCATCGTCAAAGGCCGGATCCTTGAAATCAAACCGCAGATCGTCCTTGTGGACATCGGATACAAATCCGAAGGCGCTATCCCCGCCAACGAGTTTGAAGATGAAGACATCCAGGTGGGCGATGAGGTCGAAGTCCTCCTCGAAAAACTGGAAAATGATGAAGGCATGGTCGTCCTCTCGAAGGAAAAGGCCGCCTACAAGCAGAACTGGGAAAAGATCGCTTCCGTCTTCCGCGACGGTGGTCTCGTCAAAGGCAAGGTCAAATCCGTCGTCAAAGGTGGCCTCATGGTCAACGTCGGCGTCGAAGCCTTCCTTCCAGGCAGCCAGATCGACATCATCCCGCCAAAAGACCTCAACGAATACGTTGGCAAGGTTTTCGAATTCAAGATCGTCAAGATCAACGACGACCGCAAAAACATCGTTCTTTCCCGCCGCGAAGTCATCGAGGCAGAACGTGCCGAGCAGCGCCAGAAGTTCCTCGACTCCGTCAACCCTGGCGACAAAGTCGTCGGCGTGGTCAAGAACATCACCGACTTCGGTGTGTTTGTGGACCTCAATGGCATGGACGGTCTCCTCCACATCACAGACATGTCGTGGGGCCGCCTGAACCATCCTACCGAAATGGTCGGGATCGGTCAGCGCCTGGACGTCGTGATCCTGGAAGTGAACCGCGAAAAAGAGCGCGTCTCCCTGGGCCTCAAGCAGCTCCAGAACAATCCTTGGGAAAACATCGAAGCCCGTTACCCTGTCGGCCAGACCGTCAAGGGCAAGGTCACCAAGCTCGTCGCTTACGGTGCCTTCTGCGAAGTGGAAGAAGGCGTCGAAGGCCTTGTTCACGTCTCCGAGCTTTCCTGGACGAAGCGCATCGCCCGTCCTTCCGACGTCCTTCAGGTCGGTCAGGAAATCGAAGCCCGCGTCCTTGGCATCAACAAGGAAGAGCGCAAGATCAGCCTTGGCGTCCGTCAGCTCGACACCAATCCTTGGGACGACATTGACGTTCGTTACCCAATTGGCACCACGATGACCCGCCCGGTCCGCAACCTCACCGCCTACGGCGCGTTTGTGGAACTGGAAGAAGGCATCGACGGCATGATCCACGTGTCCGACCTCAGCTGGACACGCAAGGTCAACCATCCTTCCGAAATGCTCAAGAAGGGCCAGGAAGTGGAAGCCACCGTGCTCGGCATCGACAAAGCCAACCAGCGCATCAGCCTGGGCATGAAGCAGCTCGAAACCGACCCATGGTCGGAAATCGACAGCCGCTTCAAGGTCGGCGATGTCGTCAAGGGCAAGGTCGCCAAGATCGCCTCCTTCGGCGCTTTCGTGGAACTCGAAGGCGACATCGACGGTCTGGTTCACATCTCCCAGCTCAGCGAAGATCATGTGGCCAAGGTCAAGGACGTCATCAACGTCGGCGACGATGTCGAAGCCCGCGTCATCAAGGTGGACAAAGTGGAGCGCCGCGTCGGCCTCTCCATCAAGGCCATGAACTACAGCGAAGCCGATGTGCAGAAAGAAAGCCAGGCTTTCGAAGCACTCCGCCCAAGCACCGACCTCGTCGGTCTCGAGCAGGCCTTCAAGTTCGCCACCGAAGACTGGCGCCCAGGGCAATAA